One Salmo salar chromosome ssa01, Ssal_v3.1, whole genome shotgun sequence DNA window includes the following coding sequences:
- the fpgs gene encoding folylpolyglutamate synthase, mitochondrial isoform X1, whose translation MMVRFSRVLERGSVFAAFLRQKDWSSKFTTVKYSSTKAEPRLHRMEYQDAVCTLNTLQTNACALEQVRRERGHPQLQLQAMRGFLERAGLVVEELDHLNIIHVTGTKGKGSTCAFTEHILRSYGFRTGFYSSPHLVQVRERIRINGKPIGKELFTKYFWQVYGRLYETKVDTHGGSMPAYFRFLTILAFHVFLQEKVDLAVIEVGIGGAYDCTNIIRRPWVCGIASLGIDHTSILGDTIEKIAWQKGGIFKPGVPAFTVKQPDGPMMVLKERAKEIGCPLWVCPELEEYPADSEPLRLGLAGHHQRSNASLALQLSHSWLQRRCLPDQSIPSPADESKGVSPAAGFQPSPIMAKGLEDTEWPGRTQTLKHGPVTYFLDGAHTTRSMLACVSWFSEVASQHERTTGGPVVRVLLFNATGERDSAAMLKLLVPCHFDFAVFCPNITEAIASCNADQQNFNVSVENMLTRCLDNQRSWRLLNGQEEKPGAQLLISRDALPLVAAERCSKTLVFPCILSALQWLSQGRDSVLAHPDKRVIPVKPSVTAKAAPLRDAAGIHVLVAGSLHLVGGVLKHLDPSFAS comes from the exons ATGATGGTACGCTTTTCTCGCGTGTTGGAGCGGGGCTCCGTATTTGCCGCGTTCCTCCGCCAGAAGGACTGGTCGTCCAAGTTTACCACAGTGAAGTATTCAAGTACAAAGGCAGAACCGCGACTTCACAGAATGGAGTATCAG GACGCAGTGTGCACCCTCAATACCCTACAGACCAATGCCTGTGCCCTGGAGCAAGTGCGTCGAGAGCGGGGTCACCCTCAACTCCAGCTCCAGGCCATGAGGGGCTTCCTGGAGCGAGCAGGCCTGGTG GTGGAAGAACTTGACCATCTCAATATCATTCATGTCACAGGAACGAAAGGAAAG GGGTCAACGTGCGCCTTCACAGAACATATACTGAGAAGTTACGGTTTTCGGACTGGATTTTACAG TTCCCCACATTTGGTACAAGTCAGGGAGAGGATAAGAATTAATGGAAAACCAATCGGCAAAGAACTCTTCACAAAATATTTCTGGCAGGTGTATGGACGGCTGTATGAAACCAAGGTA GACACTCACGGGGGGAGTATGCCTGCTTACTTCCGCTTCCTGACAATCCTGGCCTTCCACGTCTTCCTGCAGGAGAAG GTGGACTTGGCAGTGATTGAGGTTGGGATTGGTGGAGCCTACGACTGCACAAACATAATCAG GAGGCCGTGGGTGTGTGGCATCGCCTCCCTGGGTATAGATCACACTTCAATACTGGGGGACACCATCGAGAAAATTGCCTGGCAGAAAGGGGGCATTTTTAAG CCAGGTGTTCCTGCCTTCACTGTGAAGCAACCAGACGGCCCTATGATGGTTCTCAAAGAGAGAGCAAAGGAGATTGGG tgTCCTCTCTGGGTGTGCCCAGAACTGGAGGAGTACCCTGCTGACTCGGAACCTCTGCGTTTGGGCCTGGCTGGCCACCACCAGCGCTCCAACGCCTCCCTTGCCCTGCAGCTCAGCCACAGCTGGCTACAGAGACGCTGCCTTCCTG ACCAGAGCATCCCTTCCCCCGCTGACGAGAGTAAAGGCGTGTCGCCGGCCGCTGGCTTCCAGCCAAGCCCCATTATGGCGAAAG GGCTGGAGGACACTGAGTGGCCGGGGAGGACCCAGACTCTGAAGCATGGCCCAGTCACCTACTTCCTGGACGGGGCCCACACCACCCGTAGCATGCTGGCCTGTGTAAGCTGGTTCAGCGAGGTTGCCTCTCAACACGAAAGAACCACAGG TGGTCCTGTGGTCAGAGTGCTACTGTTCAACGCCACAGGGGAGAGAGACTCTGCAGCCATGCTTAAGTTACTGGTG CCATGCCATTTTGACTTTGCTGTGTTCTGCCCCAACATCACAGAGGCCATTGCATCATGTAACGCAG ACCAACAAAACTTCAATGTCTCCGTGGAAAACATGCTCACCCGTTGCCTGGACAACCAGAGGAGCTGGCGCCTGCTCAACGGCCAGGAAGAGAAGCCCGGCGCCCAGCTGCTCATCTCCCGCGACGCTCTCCCCCTGGTGGCAGCCGAGCGCTGCAGCAAAACCCTAGTCTTCCCCTGCATCCTCAGCGCCCTCCAGTGGCTCAGCCAGGGCAGGGACTCTGTCTTGGCACACCCGGACAAGAGGGTCATCCCTGTCAAGCCCAGTGTGACAGCCAAAGCCGCTCCGCTAAGAGATGCCGCTGGCATCCACGTCCTCGTCGCTGGAAGCCTCCATCTGGTTGGGGGCGTCCTGAAACACCTCGACCCTTCCTTTGCCTCTTAA
- the fpgs gene encoding folylpolyglutamate synthase, mitochondrial isoform X3, which translates to MMVRFSRVLERGSVFAAFLRQKDWSSKFTTVKYSSTKAEPRLHRMEYQDAVCTLNTLQTNACALEQVRRERGHPQLQLQAMRGFLERAGLVVEELDHLNIIHVTGTKGKGSTCAFTEHILRSYGFRTGFYSSPHLVQVRERIRINGKPIGKELFTKYFWQVYGRLYETKVDTHGGSMPAYFRFLTILAFHVFLQEKVDLAVIEVGIGGAYDCTNIIRRPWVCGIASLGIDHTSILGDTIEKIAWQKGGIFKPGVPAFTVKQPDGPMMVLKERAKEIGCPLWVCPELEEYPADSEPLRLGLAGHHQRSNASLALQLSHSWLQRRCLPDQSIPSPADESKGVSPAAGFQPSPIMAKGLEDTEWPGRTQTLKHGPVTYFLDGAHTTRSMLACVSWFSEVASQHERTTGSVSALVLWSECYCSTPQGRETLQPCLSYWCHAILTLLCSAPTSQRPLHHVTQTNKTSMSPWKTCSPVAWTTRGAGACSTARKRSPAPSCSSPATLSPWWQPSAAAKP; encoded by the exons ATGATGGTACGCTTTTCTCGCGTGTTGGAGCGGGGCTCCGTATTTGCCGCGTTCCTCCGCCAGAAGGACTGGTCGTCCAAGTTTACCACAGTGAAGTATTCAAGTACAAAGGCAGAACCGCGACTTCACAGAATGGAGTATCAG GACGCAGTGTGCACCCTCAATACCCTACAGACCAATGCCTGTGCCCTGGAGCAAGTGCGTCGAGAGCGGGGTCACCCTCAACTCCAGCTCCAGGCCATGAGGGGCTTCCTGGAGCGAGCAGGCCTGGTG GTGGAAGAACTTGACCATCTCAATATCATTCATGTCACAGGAACGAAAGGAAAG GGGTCAACGTGCGCCTTCACAGAACATATACTGAGAAGTTACGGTTTTCGGACTGGATTTTACAG TTCCCCACATTTGGTACAAGTCAGGGAGAGGATAAGAATTAATGGAAAACCAATCGGCAAAGAACTCTTCACAAAATATTTCTGGCAGGTGTATGGACGGCTGTATGAAACCAAGGTA GACACTCACGGGGGGAGTATGCCTGCTTACTTCCGCTTCCTGACAATCCTGGCCTTCCACGTCTTCCTGCAGGAGAAG GTGGACTTGGCAGTGATTGAGGTTGGGATTGGTGGAGCCTACGACTGCACAAACATAATCAG GAGGCCGTGGGTGTGTGGCATCGCCTCCCTGGGTATAGATCACACTTCAATACTGGGGGACACCATCGAGAAAATTGCCTGGCAGAAAGGGGGCATTTTTAAG CCAGGTGTTCCTGCCTTCACTGTGAAGCAACCAGACGGCCCTATGATGGTTCTCAAAGAGAGAGCAAAGGAGATTGGG tgTCCTCTCTGGGTGTGCCCAGAACTGGAGGAGTACCCTGCTGACTCGGAACCTCTGCGTTTGGGCCTGGCTGGCCACCACCAGCGCTCCAACGCCTCCCTTGCCCTGCAGCTCAGCCACAGCTGGCTACAGAGACGCTGCCTTCCTG ACCAGAGCATCCCTTCCCCCGCTGACGAGAGTAAAGGCGTGTCGCCGGCCGCTGGCTTCCAGCCAAGCCCCATTATGGCGAAAG GGCTGGAGGACACTGAGTGGCCGGGGAGGACCCAGACTCTGAAGCATGGCCCAGTCACCTACTTCCTGGACGGGGCCCACACCACCCGTAGCATGCTGGCCTGTGTAAGCTGGTTCAGCGAGGTTGCCTCTCAACACGAAAGAACCACAGGGTCAGTATCTGCGT TGGTCCTGTGGTCAGAGTGCTACTGTTCAACGCCACAGGGGAGAGAGACTCTGCAGCCATGCTTAAGTTACTGGTG CCATGCCATTTTGACTTTGCTGTGTTCTGCCCCAACATCACAGAGGCCATTGCATCATGTAACGCAG ACCAACAAAACTTCAATGTCTCCGTGGAAAACATGCTCACCCGTTGCCTGGACAACCAGAGGAGCTGGCGCCTGCTCAACGGCCAGGAAGAGAAGCCCGGCGCCCAGCTGCTCATCTCCCGCGACGCTCTCCCCCTGGTGGCAGCCGAGCGCTGCAGCAAAACCCTAG
- the fpgs gene encoding folylpolyglutamate synthase, mitochondrial isoform X2: MMVRFSRVLERGSVFAAFLRQKDWSSKFTTVKYSSTKAEPRLHRMEYQDAVCTLNTLQTNACALEQVRRERGHPQLQLQAMRGFLERAGLVVEELDHLNIIHVTGTKGKGSTCAFTEHILRSYGFRTGFYSSPHLVQVRERIRINGKPIGKELFTKYFWQVYGRLYETKDTHGGSMPAYFRFLTILAFHVFLQEKVDLAVIEVGIGGAYDCTNIIRRPWVCGIASLGIDHTSILGDTIEKIAWQKGGIFKPGVPAFTVKQPDGPMMVLKERAKEIGCPLWVCPELEEYPADSEPLRLGLAGHHQRSNASLALQLSHSWLQRRCLPDQSIPSPADESKGVSPAAGFQPSPIMAKGLEDTEWPGRTQTLKHGPVTYFLDGAHTTRSMLACVSWFSEVASQHERTTGGPVVRVLLFNATGERDSAAMLKLLVPCHFDFAVFCPNITEAIASCNADQQNFNVSVENMLTRCLDNQRSWRLLNGQEEKPGAQLLISRDALPLVAAERCSKTLVFPCILSALQWLSQGRDSVLAHPDKRVIPVKPSVTAKAAPLRDAAGIHVLVAGSLHLVGGVLKHLDPSFAS, from the exons ATGATGGTACGCTTTTCTCGCGTGTTGGAGCGGGGCTCCGTATTTGCCGCGTTCCTCCGCCAGAAGGACTGGTCGTCCAAGTTTACCACAGTGAAGTATTCAAGTACAAAGGCAGAACCGCGACTTCACAGAATGGAGTATCAG GACGCAGTGTGCACCCTCAATACCCTACAGACCAATGCCTGTGCCCTGGAGCAAGTGCGTCGAGAGCGGGGTCACCCTCAACTCCAGCTCCAGGCCATGAGGGGCTTCCTGGAGCGAGCAGGCCTGGTG GTGGAAGAACTTGACCATCTCAATATCATTCATGTCACAGGAACGAAAGGAAAG GGGTCAACGTGCGCCTTCACAGAACATATACTGAGAAGTTACGGTTTTCGGACTGGATTTTACAG TTCCCCACATTTGGTACAAGTCAGGGAGAGGATAAGAATTAATGGAAAACCAATCGGCAAAGAACTCTTCACAAAATATTTCTGGCAGGTGTATGGACGGCTGTATGAAACCAAG GACACTCACGGGGGGAGTATGCCTGCTTACTTCCGCTTCCTGACAATCCTGGCCTTCCACGTCTTCCTGCAGGAGAAG GTGGACTTGGCAGTGATTGAGGTTGGGATTGGTGGAGCCTACGACTGCACAAACATAATCAG GAGGCCGTGGGTGTGTGGCATCGCCTCCCTGGGTATAGATCACACTTCAATACTGGGGGACACCATCGAGAAAATTGCCTGGCAGAAAGGGGGCATTTTTAAG CCAGGTGTTCCTGCCTTCACTGTGAAGCAACCAGACGGCCCTATGATGGTTCTCAAAGAGAGAGCAAAGGAGATTGGG tgTCCTCTCTGGGTGTGCCCAGAACTGGAGGAGTACCCTGCTGACTCGGAACCTCTGCGTTTGGGCCTGGCTGGCCACCACCAGCGCTCCAACGCCTCCCTTGCCCTGCAGCTCAGCCACAGCTGGCTACAGAGACGCTGCCTTCCTG ACCAGAGCATCCCTTCCCCCGCTGACGAGAGTAAAGGCGTGTCGCCGGCCGCTGGCTTCCAGCCAAGCCCCATTATGGCGAAAG GGCTGGAGGACACTGAGTGGCCGGGGAGGACCCAGACTCTGAAGCATGGCCCAGTCACCTACTTCCTGGACGGGGCCCACACCACCCGTAGCATGCTGGCCTGTGTAAGCTGGTTCAGCGAGGTTGCCTCTCAACACGAAAGAACCACAGG TGGTCCTGTGGTCAGAGTGCTACTGTTCAACGCCACAGGGGAGAGAGACTCTGCAGCCATGCTTAAGTTACTGGTG CCATGCCATTTTGACTTTGCTGTGTTCTGCCCCAACATCACAGAGGCCATTGCATCATGTAACGCAG ACCAACAAAACTTCAATGTCTCCGTGGAAAACATGCTCACCCGTTGCCTGGACAACCAGAGGAGCTGGCGCCTGCTCAACGGCCAGGAAGAGAAGCCCGGCGCCCAGCTGCTCATCTCCCGCGACGCTCTCCCCCTGGTGGCAGCCGAGCGCTGCAGCAAAACCCTAGTCTTCCCCTGCATCCTCAGCGCCCTCCAGTGGCTCAGCCAGGGCAGGGACTCTGTCTTGGCACACCCGGACAAGAGGGTCATCCCTGTCAAGCCCAGTGTGACAGCCAAAGCCGCTCCGCTAAGAGATGCCGCTGGCATCCACGTCCTCGTCGCTGGAAGCCTCCATCTGGTTGGGGGCGTCCTGAAACACCTCGACCCTTCCTTTGCCTCTTAA